From one Coregonus clupeaformis isolate EN_2021a unplaced genomic scaffold, ASM2061545v1 scaf0377, whole genome shotgun sequence genomic stretch:
- the LOC123484628 gene encoding bromodomain-containing protein 2-like isoform X3: METAVNTPLDSSSLGVVGLSGGGMEHHASGPGKRMRKPSLLYEGFESPQLPHAPPPPPVQPPVRDPGRQGCMTNQLQFLQKAMIKSLWRHHFAWPFHEPVDAFRLNLPDYHKIIKQPMDMGTIKKRLENNYYRSASECMQDFNTMFTNCYIYNKPTDDIVLMAQSLEKVFLQKVAQMPQEEIELAPPAPRGKPGKPGKGGRKANASKAHQVPAVSQSAYSPSSSDTGDSDTPPQTMLPKSLPPTQLLSLPPTQPTAKKKGVKRKADTTTPSTMMTMPLAVGGGRMVGLGKGGHGQGLSHDPSSLASLGDMDPPPSLVRGPMGPGGPVLLQPMMAGGGKTLARRGGSGRPIKPPKKDLPDSVQPKAPRRAKLSQQLRYCNSVLKDLLSKKHAAYAWPFYKPVDASALGLHDYHDIIKCPMDLSNIKRKMDSREYRDSQQFSADVRLMFSNCYKYNPPDHDVVGMARKLQDVFEFRFAKMPDEPLQQAPPMSRGMGGGMGTHGGGDSSSSSSSSSSSSESEPSSESESSPSSDSEEERAHRLAELQDQVCTQLRAVHEQLAALSQGPIVKNKKKREKKDKKEKKKKKKQEKRNRGRPCAAVGGEDWEMPTAKPVKTPKSKSSRSSAPASSQGKSGPGRKKGSKNTKKSQAATMPYYASPASMLPHYDSEEEEEETSPMSYDEKRQLSLDINKLPGEKLGRVVHIIQSREPSLRDTNPEEIEIDFETLKPSTLRELERYVMTCLRKKPRKPYVKKGGPGKSREELALEKKRELERRLQDVSGQLNSGKKPQKPKAEKLSGVEPHARPSRLSGSSSSSDSSSSSSSSSSDTSESDSG, translated from the exons ATGGAAACGGCCGTTAACACGCCCCTTGACAG CAGCTCTCTGGGAGTGGTGGGGCTGTCTGGCGGCGGGATGGAGCACCACGCCTCTGGCCCAGGCAAGCGCATGCGGAAGCCATCACTGCTGTATGAAGGCTTCGAGAGCCCCCAGCTTCCGCACGCGCCGCCCCCTCCCCCGGTCCAGCCCCCCGTCAGGGACCCCGGCCGGCAGGGCTGCATGACCAACCAGCTGCAGTTCCTCCAGAAGGCCATGATCAAGTCCCTGTGGAGGCACCACTTTGCCTGGCCCTTCCATGAGCCAGTGGACGCCTTCAGACTCAACCTCCCA GATTATCACAAGATCATCAAGCAACCCATGGACATGGGCACCATCAAGAAGCGACTGGAGAACAACTATTACCGCAGCGCCAGTGAGTGCATGCAGGACTTCAACACCATGTTCACCAACTGCTATATCTACAACAAG CCCACAGATGACATAGTGCTGATGGCCCAGTCCCTGGAGAAGGTGTTCCTGCAGAAGGTGGCCCAGATGCCCCAGGAGGAGATTGAGCTGGCCCCTCCTGCCCCCAGGGGCAAACCGGGCAAGCCTGGCAAAGGAGGCCGCAAGGCCAACG CGTCGAAAGCTCACCAGGTCCCTGCAGTGTCTCAGTCGGCATACTCCCCATCCTCCTCTGACACGGGTGACTCCGACACCCCCCCTCAGACCATGCTGCCCAAGAGTCTGCCCCCCACACAGCTGCTGAGCCTGCCCCCCACACAGCCCACCGCCAAG aaGAAGGGAGTGAAGCGGAAGGCGGACACCACCACTCCCTCCACCATGATGACCATGCCCCTGGCTGTAGGAGGGGGCCGGATGGTGGGCCTGGGGAAAGGAGGCCACGGGCAAGGGCTGAGCCACGACCCCTCCTCCCTCGCCTCCCTGGGGGACATGGACCCCCCTCCCAGCCTGGTTAGAGGACCCATGGGCCCAGGAGGCCCCGTCCtgctccagcccatgatggccGGAGGCGGGAAGACCCTGGCGCGGCGAGGGGGCAGTGGACGCCCCATCAAGCCCCCCAAGAAGGACCTGCCGGACTCTGTGCAGCCCAAGGCGCCGCGGCGGGCCAAGCTGAGCCAACAGCTGCGTTACTGTAACAGCGTGCTGAAGGATCTGCTATCCAAGAAACACGCGGCCTACGCCTGGCCCTTCTACAAGCCCGTGGACGCCTCGGCCCTGGGCCTGCACGACTACCATGACATCATCAAGTGCCCCATGGACCTCAGCAACATCAAG AGGAAGATGGACAGTCGGGAGTACAGGGATTCGCAGCAGTTTTCCGCTGACGTCCGACTCATGTTCTCCAACTGCTACAAATACAACCCCCCCGACCATGACGTAGTGGGCATGGCCCGCAAGCTGCAG GACGTGTTTGAGTTCCGCTTCGCCAAGATGCCCGACGAGCCCCTCCAGCAGGCTCCTCCCATGTCCCGTGGCATGGGCGGCGGCATGGGCACTCACGGTGGTGGTGACTCCTCGTCTtcttcctcgtcctcgtcctcctcgtcggAGAGCGAGCCCAGCAGTGAGAGCGAGAGCAGCCCCAGCTCGGACAGCGAGGAGGAGCGAGCACACCGCCTGGCCGAGTTACAGGACCAGGTGTGTACACAG CTCCGAGCCGTACACGAGCAGCTGGCAGCCCTCTCCCAGGGCCCCATCGTCAAGaacaagaagaagagggagaagaaggacaagaaggagaaaaagaagaagaaaaagcagGAGAAGCGAAACCGAGGACGGCCCTGCGCGGCGGTAGGGGGTGAGGACTGGGAGATGCCGACGGCCAAGCCGGTGAAGACGCCAAAGAGTAAATCCAGTAGGAGCTCAGCTCCCGCCTCCTCGCAGGGCAAGAGCGGCCCCGGCAGGAAGAAGGGCAGCAA gAACACCAAGAAGTCCCAGGCTGCTACCATGCCCTACTACGCCTCACCTGCCTCCATGCTGCCCCACTACGactccgaggaggaggaggaggagacgtcTCCCATGTCGTACGACGAGAAGCGCCAGCTGAGCCTGGACATCAACAAGCTGCCCGGTGAGAAGCTGGGCCGCGTCGTCCACATAATCCAGTCCCGCGAGCCCTCGCTGCGCGATACCAATCCAGAGGAGATCGAGATCGACTTTGAGACGCTCAAGCCGTCGACGCTGCGTGAGCTGGAGCGCTACGTCATGACATGCCTGAGGAAGAAGCCCCGTAAGCCTTATG TGAAGAAAGGGGGCCCCGGCAAGTCCAGAGAGGAGCTGGCCCTGGAGAAGAAGAGGGAGCTGGAGAGGAGGCTGCAGGATGTCAGCGGACAGCTCAACTCTGGCAAGAAACCCCAGAAACCCAAGG CGGAGAAGCTCAGCGGTGTAGAGCCCCACGCCCGGCCCTCCCGCCTCAGCGGCAGCAGCTCCAGCTCAgactcttcctcctcctcgtcaTCCTCCTCCTCTGACACCAGTGAATCAGACTCGGGTTGA
- the LOC123484628 gene encoding bromodomain-containing protein 2-like isoform X1, producing the protein METAVNTPLDRYHSEYCTFSLSSLGVVGLSGGGMEHHASGPGKRMRKPSLLYEGFESPQLPHAPPPPPVQPPVRDPGRQGCMTNQLQFLQKAMIKSLWRHHFAWPFHEPVDAFRLNLPDYHKIIKQPMDMGTIKKRLENNYYRSASECMQDFNTMFTNCYIYNKPTDDIVLMAQSLEKVFLQKVAQMPQEEIELAPPAPRGKPGKPGKGGRKANASKAHQVPAVSQSAYSPSSSDTGDSDTPPQTMLPKSLPPTQLLSLPPTQPTAKKKGVKRKADTTTPSTMMTMPLAVGGGRMVGLGKGGHGQGLSHDPSSLASLGDMDPPPSLVRGPMGPGGPVLLQPMMAGGGKTLARRGGSGRPIKPPKKDLPDSVQPKAPRRAKLSQQLRYCNSVLKDLLSKKHAAYAWPFYKPVDASALGLHDYHDIIKCPMDLSNIKRKMDSREYRDSQQFSADVRLMFSNCYKYNPPDHDVVGMARKLQDVFEFRFAKMPDEPLQQAPPMSRGMGGGMGTHGGGDSSSSSSSSSSSSESEPSSESESSPSSDSEEERAHRLAELQDQVCTQLRAVHEQLAALSQGPIVKNKKKREKKDKKEKKKKKKQEKRNRGRPCAAVGGEDWEMPTAKPVKTPKSKSSRSSAPASSQGKSGPGRKKGSKNTKKSQAATMPYYASPASMLPHYDSEEEEEETSPMSYDEKRQLSLDINKLPGEKLGRVVHIIQSREPSLRDTNPEEIEIDFETLKPSTLRELERYVMTCLRKKPRKPYVKKGGPGKSREELALEKKRELERRLQDVSGQLNSGKKPQKPKAEKLSGVEPHARPSRLSGSSSSSDSSSSSSSSSSDTSESDSG; encoded by the exons ATGGAAACGGCCGTTAACACGCCCCTTGACAGGTACCATTCGGAATATTGTACCTTCAGCCTCAG CTCTCTGGGAGTGGTGGGGCTGTCTGGCGGCGGGATGGAGCACCACGCCTCTGGCCCAGGCAAGCGCATGCGGAAGCCATCACTGCTGTATGAAGGCTTCGAGAGCCCCCAGCTTCCGCACGCGCCGCCCCCTCCCCCGGTCCAGCCCCCCGTCAGGGACCCCGGCCGGCAGGGCTGCATGACCAACCAGCTGCAGTTCCTCCAGAAGGCCATGATCAAGTCCCTGTGGAGGCACCACTTTGCCTGGCCCTTCCATGAGCCAGTGGACGCCTTCAGACTCAACCTCCCA GATTATCACAAGATCATCAAGCAACCCATGGACATGGGCACCATCAAGAAGCGACTGGAGAACAACTATTACCGCAGCGCCAGTGAGTGCATGCAGGACTTCAACACCATGTTCACCAACTGCTATATCTACAACAAG CCCACAGATGACATAGTGCTGATGGCCCAGTCCCTGGAGAAGGTGTTCCTGCAGAAGGTGGCCCAGATGCCCCAGGAGGAGATTGAGCTGGCCCCTCCTGCCCCCAGGGGCAAACCGGGCAAGCCTGGCAAAGGAGGCCGCAAGGCCAACG CGTCGAAAGCTCACCAGGTCCCTGCAGTGTCTCAGTCGGCATACTCCCCATCCTCCTCTGACACGGGTGACTCCGACACCCCCCCTCAGACCATGCTGCCCAAGAGTCTGCCCCCCACACAGCTGCTGAGCCTGCCCCCCACACAGCCCACCGCCAAG aaGAAGGGAGTGAAGCGGAAGGCGGACACCACCACTCCCTCCACCATGATGACCATGCCCCTGGCTGTAGGAGGGGGCCGGATGGTGGGCCTGGGGAAAGGAGGCCACGGGCAAGGGCTGAGCCACGACCCCTCCTCCCTCGCCTCCCTGGGGGACATGGACCCCCCTCCCAGCCTGGTTAGAGGACCCATGGGCCCAGGAGGCCCCGTCCtgctccagcccatgatggccGGAGGCGGGAAGACCCTGGCGCGGCGAGGGGGCAGTGGACGCCCCATCAAGCCCCCCAAGAAGGACCTGCCGGACTCTGTGCAGCCCAAGGCGCCGCGGCGGGCCAAGCTGAGCCAACAGCTGCGTTACTGTAACAGCGTGCTGAAGGATCTGCTATCCAAGAAACACGCGGCCTACGCCTGGCCCTTCTACAAGCCCGTGGACGCCTCGGCCCTGGGCCTGCACGACTACCATGACATCATCAAGTGCCCCATGGACCTCAGCAACATCAAG AGGAAGATGGACAGTCGGGAGTACAGGGATTCGCAGCAGTTTTCCGCTGACGTCCGACTCATGTTCTCCAACTGCTACAAATACAACCCCCCCGACCATGACGTAGTGGGCATGGCCCGCAAGCTGCAG GACGTGTTTGAGTTCCGCTTCGCCAAGATGCCCGACGAGCCCCTCCAGCAGGCTCCTCCCATGTCCCGTGGCATGGGCGGCGGCATGGGCACTCACGGTGGTGGTGACTCCTCGTCTtcttcctcgtcctcgtcctcctcgtcggAGAGCGAGCCCAGCAGTGAGAGCGAGAGCAGCCCCAGCTCGGACAGCGAGGAGGAGCGAGCACACCGCCTGGCCGAGTTACAGGACCAGGTGTGTACACAG CTCCGAGCCGTACACGAGCAGCTGGCAGCCCTCTCCCAGGGCCCCATCGTCAAGaacaagaagaagagggagaagaaggacaagaaggagaaaaagaagaagaaaaagcagGAGAAGCGAAACCGAGGACGGCCCTGCGCGGCGGTAGGGGGTGAGGACTGGGAGATGCCGACGGCCAAGCCGGTGAAGACGCCAAAGAGTAAATCCAGTAGGAGCTCAGCTCCCGCCTCCTCGCAGGGCAAGAGCGGCCCCGGCAGGAAGAAGGGCAGCAA gAACACCAAGAAGTCCCAGGCTGCTACCATGCCCTACTACGCCTCACCTGCCTCCATGCTGCCCCACTACGactccgaggaggaggaggaggagacgtcTCCCATGTCGTACGACGAGAAGCGCCAGCTGAGCCTGGACATCAACAAGCTGCCCGGTGAGAAGCTGGGCCGCGTCGTCCACATAATCCAGTCCCGCGAGCCCTCGCTGCGCGATACCAATCCAGAGGAGATCGAGATCGACTTTGAGACGCTCAAGCCGTCGACGCTGCGTGAGCTGGAGCGCTACGTCATGACATGCCTGAGGAAGAAGCCCCGTAAGCCTTATG TGAAGAAAGGGGGCCCCGGCAAGTCCAGAGAGGAGCTGGCCCTGGAGAAGAAGAGGGAGCTGGAGAGGAGGCTGCAGGATGTCAGCGGACAGCTCAACTCTGGCAAGAAACCCCAGAAACCCAAGG CGGAGAAGCTCAGCGGTGTAGAGCCCCACGCCCGGCCCTCCCGCCTCAGCGGCAGCAGCTCCAGCTCAgactcttcctcctcctcgtcaTCCTCCTCCTCTGACACCAGTGAATCAGACTCGGGTTGA
- the LOC123484628 gene encoding bromodomain-containing protein 2-like isoform X4 — METAVNTPLDSSLGVVGLSGGGMEHHASGPGKRMRKPSLLYEGFESPQLPHAPPPPPVQPPVRDPGRQGCMTNQLQFLQKAMIKSLWRHHFAWPFHEPVDAFRLNLPDYHKIIKQPMDMGTIKKRLENNYYRSASECMQDFNTMFTNCYIYNKPTDDIVLMAQSLEKVFLQKVAQMPQEEIELAPPAPRGKPGKPGKGGRKANASKAHQVPAVSQSAYSPSSSDTGDSDTPPQTMLPKSLPPTQLLSLPPTQPTAKKKGVKRKADTTTPSTMMTMPLAVGGGRMVGLGKGGHGQGLSHDPSSLASLGDMDPPPSLVRGPMGPGGPVLLQPMMAGGGKTLARRGGSGRPIKPPKKDLPDSVQPKAPRRAKLSQQLRYCNSVLKDLLSKKHAAYAWPFYKPVDASALGLHDYHDIIKCPMDLSNIKRKMDSREYRDSQQFSADVRLMFSNCYKYNPPDHDVVGMARKLQDVFEFRFAKMPDEPLQQAPPMSRGMGGGMGTHGGGDSSSSSSSSSSSSESEPSSESESSPSSDSEEERAHRLAELQDQVCTQLRAVHEQLAALSQGPIVKNKKKREKKDKKEKKKKKKQEKRNRGRPCAAVGGEDWEMPTAKPVKTPKSKSSRSSAPASSQGKSGPGRKKGSKNTKKSQAATMPYYASPASMLPHYDSEEEEEETSPMSYDEKRQLSLDINKLPGEKLGRVVHIIQSREPSLRDTNPEEIEIDFETLKPSTLRELERYVMTCLRKKPRKPYVKKGGPGKSREELALEKKRELERRLQDVSGQLNSGKKPQKPKAEKLSGVEPHARPSRLSGSSSSSDSSSSSSSSSSDTSESDSG; from the exons ATGGAAACGGCCGTTAACACGCCCCTTGACAG CTCTCTGGGAGTGGTGGGGCTGTCTGGCGGCGGGATGGAGCACCACGCCTCTGGCCCAGGCAAGCGCATGCGGAAGCCATCACTGCTGTATGAAGGCTTCGAGAGCCCCCAGCTTCCGCACGCGCCGCCCCCTCCCCCGGTCCAGCCCCCCGTCAGGGACCCCGGCCGGCAGGGCTGCATGACCAACCAGCTGCAGTTCCTCCAGAAGGCCATGATCAAGTCCCTGTGGAGGCACCACTTTGCCTGGCCCTTCCATGAGCCAGTGGACGCCTTCAGACTCAACCTCCCA GATTATCACAAGATCATCAAGCAACCCATGGACATGGGCACCATCAAGAAGCGACTGGAGAACAACTATTACCGCAGCGCCAGTGAGTGCATGCAGGACTTCAACACCATGTTCACCAACTGCTATATCTACAACAAG CCCACAGATGACATAGTGCTGATGGCCCAGTCCCTGGAGAAGGTGTTCCTGCAGAAGGTGGCCCAGATGCCCCAGGAGGAGATTGAGCTGGCCCCTCCTGCCCCCAGGGGCAAACCGGGCAAGCCTGGCAAAGGAGGCCGCAAGGCCAACG CGTCGAAAGCTCACCAGGTCCCTGCAGTGTCTCAGTCGGCATACTCCCCATCCTCCTCTGACACGGGTGACTCCGACACCCCCCCTCAGACCATGCTGCCCAAGAGTCTGCCCCCCACACAGCTGCTGAGCCTGCCCCCCACACAGCCCACCGCCAAG aaGAAGGGAGTGAAGCGGAAGGCGGACACCACCACTCCCTCCACCATGATGACCATGCCCCTGGCTGTAGGAGGGGGCCGGATGGTGGGCCTGGGGAAAGGAGGCCACGGGCAAGGGCTGAGCCACGACCCCTCCTCCCTCGCCTCCCTGGGGGACATGGACCCCCCTCCCAGCCTGGTTAGAGGACCCATGGGCCCAGGAGGCCCCGTCCtgctccagcccatgatggccGGAGGCGGGAAGACCCTGGCGCGGCGAGGGGGCAGTGGACGCCCCATCAAGCCCCCCAAGAAGGACCTGCCGGACTCTGTGCAGCCCAAGGCGCCGCGGCGGGCCAAGCTGAGCCAACAGCTGCGTTACTGTAACAGCGTGCTGAAGGATCTGCTATCCAAGAAACACGCGGCCTACGCCTGGCCCTTCTACAAGCCCGTGGACGCCTCGGCCCTGGGCCTGCACGACTACCATGACATCATCAAGTGCCCCATGGACCTCAGCAACATCAAG AGGAAGATGGACAGTCGGGAGTACAGGGATTCGCAGCAGTTTTCCGCTGACGTCCGACTCATGTTCTCCAACTGCTACAAATACAACCCCCCCGACCATGACGTAGTGGGCATGGCCCGCAAGCTGCAG GACGTGTTTGAGTTCCGCTTCGCCAAGATGCCCGACGAGCCCCTCCAGCAGGCTCCTCCCATGTCCCGTGGCATGGGCGGCGGCATGGGCACTCACGGTGGTGGTGACTCCTCGTCTtcttcctcgtcctcgtcctcctcgtcggAGAGCGAGCCCAGCAGTGAGAGCGAGAGCAGCCCCAGCTCGGACAGCGAGGAGGAGCGAGCACACCGCCTGGCCGAGTTACAGGACCAGGTGTGTACACAG CTCCGAGCCGTACACGAGCAGCTGGCAGCCCTCTCCCAGGGCCCCATCGTCAAGaacaagaagaagagggagaagaaggacaagaaggagaaaaagaagaagaaaaagcagGAGAAGCGAAACCGAGGACGGCCCTGCGCGGCGGTAGGGGGTGAGGACTGGGAGATGCCGACGGCCAAGCCGGTGAAGACGCCAAAGAGTAAATCCAGTAGGAGCTCAGCTCCCGCCTCCTCGCAGGGCAAGAGCGGCCCCGGCAGGAAGAAGGGCAGCAA gAACACCAAGAAGTCCCAGGCTGCTACCATGCCCTACTACGCCTCACCTGCCTCCATGCTGCCCCACTACGactccgaggaggaggaggaggagacgtcTCCCATGTCGTACGACGAGAAGCGCCAGCTGAGCCTGGACATCAACAAGCTGCCCGGTGAGAAGCTGGGCCGCGTCGTCCACATAATCCAGTCCCGCGAGCCCTCGCTGCGCGATACCAATCCAGAGGAGATCGAGATCGACTTTGAGACGCTCAAGCCGTCGACGCTGCGTGAGCTGGAGCGCTACGTCATGACATGCCTGAGGAAGAAGCCCCGTAAGCCTTATG TGAAGAAAGGGGGCCCCGGCAAGTCCAGAGAGGAGCTGGCCCTGGAGAAGAAGAGGGAGCTGGAGAGGAGGCTGCAGGATGTCAGCGGACAGCTCAACTCTGGCAAGAAACCCCAGAAACCCAAGG CGGAGAAGCTCAGCGGTGTAGAGCCCCACGCCCGGCCCTCCCGCCTCAGCGGCAGCAGCTCCAGCTCAgactcttcctcctcctcgtcaTCCTCCTCCTCTGACACCAGTGAATCAGACTCGGGTTGA
- the LOC123484628 gene encoding bromodomain-containing protein 2-like isoform X2: METAVNTPLDRYHSEYCTFSLSSLGVVGLSGGGMEHHASGPGKRMRKPSLLYEGFESPQLPHAPPPPPVQPPVRDPGRQGCMTNQLQFLQKAMIKSLWRHHFAWPFHEPVDAFRLNLPDYHKIIKQPMDMGTIKKRLENNYYRSASECMQDFNTMFTNCYIYNKPTDDIVLMAQSLEKVFLQKVAQMPQEEIELAPPAPRGKPGKPGKGGRKANASKAHQVPAVSQSAYSPSSSDTGDSDTPPQTMLPKSLPPTQLLSLPPTQPTAKKKGVKRKADTTTPSTMMTMPLAVGGGRMVGLGKGGHGQGLSHDPSSLASLGDMDPPPSLVRGPMGPGGPVLLQPMMAGGGKTLARRGGSGRPIKPPKKDLPDSVQPKAPRRAKLSQQLRYCNSVLKDLLSKKHAAYAWPFYKPVDASALGLHDYHDIIKCPMDLSNIKRKMDSREYRDSQQFSADVRLMFSNCYKYNPPDHDVVGMARKLQDVFEFRFAKMPDEPLQQAPPMSRGMGGGMGTHGGGDSSSSSSSSSSSSESEPSSESESSPSSDSEEERAHRLAELQDQLRAVHEQLAALSQGPIVKNKKKREKKDKKEKKKKKKQEKRNRGRPCAAVGGEDWEMPTAKPVKTPKSKSSRSSAPASSQGKSGPGRKKGSKNTKKSQAATMPYYASPASMLPHYDSEEEEEETSPMSYDEKRQLSLDINKLPGEKLGRVVHIIQSREPSLRDTNPEEIEIDFETLKPSTLRELERYVMTCLRKKPRKPYVKKGGPGKSREELALEKKRELERRLQDVSGQLNSGKKPQKPKAEKLSGVEPHARPSRLSGSSSSSDSSSSSSSSSSDTSESDSG, from the exons ATGGAAACGGCCGTTAACACGCCCCTTGACAGGTACCATTCGGAATATTGTACCTTCAGCCTCAG CTCTCTGGGAGTGGTGGGGCTGTCTGGCGGCGGGATGGAGCACCACGCCTCTGGCCCAGGCAAGCGCATGCGGAAGCCATCACTGCTGTATGAAGGCTTCGAGAGCCCCCAGCTTCCGCACGCGCCGCCCCCTCCCCCGGTCCAGCCCCCCGTCAGGGACCCCGGCCGGCAGGGCTGCATGACCAACCAGCTGCAGTTCCTCCAGAAGGCCATGATCAAGTCCCTGTGGAGGCACCACTTTGCCTGGCCCTTCCATGAGCCAGTGGACGCCTTCAGACTCAACCTCCCA GATTATCACAAGATCATCAAGCAACCCATGGACATGGGCACCATCAAGAAGCGACTGGAGAACAACTATTACCGCAGCGCCAGTGAGTGCATGCAGGACTTCAACACCATGTTCACCAACTGCTATATCTACAACAAG CCCACAGATGACATAGTGCTGATGGCCCAGTCCCTGGAGAAGGTGTTCCTGCAGAAGGTGGCCCAGATGCCCCAGGAGGAGATTGAGCTGGCCCCTCCTGCCCCCAGGGGCAAACCGGGCAAGCCTGGCAAAGGAGGCCGCAAGGCCAACG CGTCGAAAGCTCACCAGGTCCCTGCAGTGTCTCAGTCGGCATACTCCCCATCCTCCTCTGACACGGGTGACTCCGACACCCCCCCTCAGACCATGCTGCCCAAGAGTCTGCCCCCCACACAGCTGCTGAGCCTGCCCCCCACACAGCCCACCGCCAAG aaGAAGGGAGTGAAGCGGAAGGCGGACACCACCACTCCCTCCACCATGATGACCATGCCCCTGGCTGTAGGAGGGGGCCGGATGGTGGGCCTGGGGAAAGGAGGCCACGGGCAAGGGCTGAGCCACGACCCCTCCTCCCTCGCCTCCCTGGGGGACATGGACCCCCCTCCCAGCCTGGTTAGAGGACCCATGGGCCCAGGAGGCCCCGTCCtgctccagcccatgatggccGGAGGCGGGAAGACCCTGGCGCGGCGAGGGGGCAGTGGACGCCCCATCAAGCCCCCCAAGAAGGACCTGCCGGACTCTGTGCAGCCCAAGGCGCCGCGGCGGGCCAAGCTGAGCCAACAGCTGCGTTACTGTAACAGCGTGCTGAAGGATCTGCTATCCAAGAAACACGCGGCCTACGCCTGGCCCTTCTACAAGCCCGTGGACGCCTCGGCCCTGGGCCTGCACGACTACCATGACATCATCAAGTGCCCCATGGACCTCAGCAACATCAAG AGGAAGATGGACAGTCGGGAGTACAGGGATTCGCAGCAGTTTTCCGCTGACGTCCGACTCATGTTCTCCAACTGCTACAAATACAACCCCCCCGACCATGACGTAGTGGGCATGGCCCGCAAGCTGCAG GACGTGTTTGAGTTCCGCTTCGCCAAGATGCCCGACGAGCCCCTCCAGCAGGCTCCTCCCATGTCCCGTGGCATGGGCGGCGGCATGGGCACTCACGGTGGTGGTGACTCCTCGTCTtcttcctcgtcctcgtcctcctcgtcggAGAGCGAGCCCAGCAGTGAGAGCGAGAGCAGCCCCAGCTCGGACAGCGAGGAGGAGCGAGCACACCGCCTGGCCGAGTTACAGGACCAG CTCCGAGCCGTACACGAGCAGCTGGCAGCCCTCTCCCAGGGCCCCATCGTCAAGaacaagaagaagagggagaagaaggacaagaaggagaaaaagaagaagaaaaagcagGAGAAGCGAAACCGAGGACGGCCCTGCGCGGCGGTAGGGGGTGAGGACTGGGAGATGCCGACGGCCAAGCCGGTGAAGACGCCAAAGAGTAAATCCAGTAGGAGCTCAGCTCCCGCCTCCTCGCAGGGCAAGAGCGGCCCCGGCAGGAAGAAGGGCAGCAA gAACACCAAGAAGTCCCAGGCTGCTACCATGCCCTACTACGCCTCACCTGCCTCCATGCTGCCCCACTACGactccgaggaggaggaggaggagacgtcTCCCATGTCGTACGACGAGAAGCGCCAGCTGAGCCTGGACATCAACAAGCTGCCCGGTGAGAAGCTGGGCCGCGTCGTCCACATAATCCAGTCCCGCGAGCCCTCGCTGCGCGATACCAATCCAGAGGAGATCGAGATCGACTTTGAGACGCTCAAGCCGTCGACGCTGCGTGAGCTGGAGCGCTACGTCATGACATGCCTGAGGAAGAAGCCCCGTAAGCCTTATG TGAAGAAAGGGGGCCCCGGCAAGTCCAGAGAGGAGCTGGCCCTGGAGAAGAAGAGGGAGCTGGAGAGGAGGCTGCAGGATGTCAGCGGACAGCTCAACTCTGGCAAGAAACCCCAGAAACCCAAGG CGGAGAAGCTCAGCGGTGTAGAGCCCCACGCCCGGCCCTCCCGCCTCAGCGGCAGCAGCTCCAGCTCAgactcttcctcctcctcgtcaTCCTCCTCCTCTGACACCAGTGAATCAGACTCGGGTTGA